The Castanea sativa cultivar Marrone di Chiusa Pesio chromosome 11, ASM4071231v1 genome contains a region encoding:
- the LOC142617820 gene encoding uncharacterized protein LOC142617820, giving the protein MSTQSASTSTAAPAHPKLKLWEISSSPYFLPNSDNPGMTLMTQPLTEENYNTWSRSILVSLDAKSKLGFIDGSIPKHRSESDPSYIAWCKCNSIVLAWLFNSLTKDIQASVIYFKSAREVWLDLLHRYSQGNGPRIFELRKAVSSLAQEDSSLNAYYTRFKGVWDEFSNYWTCTCGHQDEECTMAFFMGLNEIYAGVRGQILLMDPVPPLSKVFSLLLQDEKQRKVGSGHVLQSESAALVSKTANTYQKSTSTYGKSKNGRPQCTHCGLMGHVVDKCYKLHGYPPGYKSKGKGQASANSVAVSATDHMVDDNVSLTRIEYQQLLSLFNSQAHFGTQGPQELASGDHQVANIIAQPTMGFAGHEMSVRTYSFGR; this is encoded by the exons ATGAGCACTCAATCTGCCTCAACTTCAACAGCAGCACCTGCTCATCCTAAACTTAAACTTTGGGAGATTTCTTCAAGCCCATACTTTCTTCCTAACAGTGATAATCCTGGTATGACTCTCATGACTCAACCATTGACTGAAGAAAATTATAATACTTGGAGTAGGTCTATACTAGTGTCTTTGGATGCAAAATCTAAGCTTGGTTTCATTGATGGATCAATTCCAAAACATCGGTCTGAATCTGATCCTAGTTATATAGCTTGGTGCAAGTGTAATAGCATAGTTTTGGCTTGGTTATTCAACTCTCTTACAAAGGATATTCAAGCTAGTGTGATCTACTTTAAGTCTGCTAGGGAGGTCTGGCTTGATTTGTTACATAGGTATTCTCAAGGCAATGGTCCTAGGATTTTTGAGTTGAGGAAAGCTGTGAGTTCTTTAGCTCAGGAGGACTCAAGCCTCAATGCTTATTACACCAGGTTTAAGGGTGTTTGGGATGAATTTTCTAACTATTGGACCTGTACTTGTGGTCATCAAGATGAAGAATGTACTATGGCATTTTTCATGGGACTTAATGAGATTTATGCAGGAGTTAGGGGACAGATCTTGCTCATGGATCCAGTTCCTCCTTTGTCTAAGGTGTTTTCTCTTTTGCTTCAAGatgaaaagcaaagaaaagtAGGATCTGGTCATGTACTTCAATCTGAATCTGCAGCTTTGGTTTCCAAAACAGCAAACACATATCAGAAATCCACTTCCACTTATGGCAAGAGCAAGAATGGCAGACCTCAGTGCACACATTGTGGATTGATGGGACATGTAGTAGACAAATGCTACAAATTGCATGGATATCCTCCAGGATATAAGTCCAAGGGTAAAGGTCAAGCCTCTGCCAACAGTGTTGCTGTTTCTGCTACTGATCACATGGTGGATGACAATGTTTCTCTTACTCGTATTGAGTATCAGCAGCTCTTGAGCTTATTCAACTCTCAGGCTCACTTTGGCACACAAGGTCCTCAAGAATTGGCTTCAGGAGATCATCAAGTAGCTAACATCATTGCTCAACCTACCATGGGATTTGCCGGACATGAAATGTCAG TCAGGACTTACAGCTTTGGAAGATGA
- the LOC142615227 gene encoding CMP-sialic acid transporter 2-like: MEYRKLKDQDEDGNGGGDDIESRKPLSVTNVPTLGGATVDWSKWKLKIVVVVALTLLTSSQGILIVWSKRNGKYDYSVTTSNFMVEALKCLLSLLALARIWKSEGVTEDNRLSTTLDEVIVYPIPALLYLVKNLLQYYILEHVDAPGYQILKNLNIISTGVLYRIILKKKLSNIQWAAFILLCVGCTKTQLKTNSVDVLQTPVEGWLMAIVMALLSGFAGVYTEAIIKKRPSRDINVQNFWLYIFGMVFNAVAIVTQDFDAVMNEGFFHGYSFIIILMILNHALSGLAVSMVMKHADNIVKVYSTSVAMLFTAFASYFLFGFNLSLPFILGTITVAVSVYLHAVGKQR; this comes from the exons ATGGAATACAGAAAACTCAAAGATCAG gatGAAGACGGAAATGGTGGTGGAGATGACATAGAAAGCCGGAAACCTCTTTCAGTGACTAATGTGCCCACCTTGGGAGGTGCCACCGTTGACTGGTCCAAATGGAAGCTCAA GATCGTTGTGGTAGTTGCATTGACACTTCTTACTAGTTCGCAAGGCATACTTATTGTGTGGTCTAAGAGAAATGGAAAGTACGATTATAGTGTTACCACTTCTAATTTTATG GTGGAGGCTTTGAAATGTTTGCTGTCTCTTTTAGCTTTGGCAAGAATATGGAAGAGTGAAGGTGTTACTGAAGAtaacag GTTGAGTACAACACTGGATGAAGTTATTGTCTACCCCATTCCTGCATTACTTTACCTAGTCAAAAATCTGCTCCAG TACTACATCCTTGAACATGTGGATGCCCCGGGTTATCAAATACTGAAAAATCTAAATATTATCAGTACTGGTGTTTTATATAGAATTATACTTAAGAAGAA GTTAAGCAATATTCAATGGGCAGCTTTCATTCTACTATGTGTTGGGTGCACTAAAACTCAGCTAAAAACAAA TTCTGTTGATGTATTACAAACACCTGTTGAAGGTTGGCTGATGGCCATT GTCATGGCACTCTTAAGCGGTTTTGCAGGAGTGTACACTGAG GCTATAATTAAAAAGCGTCCTTCGAGAGACATAAATGTGCAAAACTTCTGGTTATACATCTTTGGTATGGTGTTTAATGCTGTTGCTATAGTGACCCAAGATTTTGATGCGGTGATGAACGA GGGATTCTTCCATGGATACTCATTTATTATCATCCTAATGATTCTCAACCACGCACTAAG TGGCCTTGCTGTATCTATGGTAATGAAGCATGCTGACAATATTGTGAAG GTGTATTCTACTTCAGTGGCAATGCTTTTCACAGCATttgcttcttattttttatttggttttaatCTTTCACTTCCCTTCATCCTTGGCACAAT CACTGTAGCAGTCTCGGTATATTTGCATGCTGTTGGGAAGCAAAGATAA